The following are encoded in a window of Massilia sp. R2A-15 genomic DNA:
- a CDS encoding sensor histidine kinase KdpD → MIHIAQPHVAQIDWDGWVAPLNQYALSTGLAVSAWDAQGRRTVGPLVSSRTTRFLGTGTLWNESGAGAEFEREIVAAVVDSGAPAPDRMFHGMRVSSLPLTQSGKVYGVLVFGWCFRDFTSPLECERIAKLSGLSGQALWNEVRLEAPVSDARMATYTALLATLAGSFDRQREIIDELNRVSRARDLFLATVSHEMRTPLAALSMRVELMLRTVQDLPPAIEAGLTAMRLHVRQEAGMVDDLIDAARTLTGHMSIVPADVALGRIVRDAVSTIEPAAHEKGIAFSVAPADFGDGITLAADASRLQQVIWNLLLNAIKFTPDGGAIRVAIRDSAGHVEIDIADSGQGIAAEDLPHVFGAFTLQTSGNATGLGLGLYIARRIVELHGGTLTVDSAGTNRGTTFTIRVPRGRDGAIE, encoded by the coding sequence GTGATCCACATCGCGCAGCCCCATGTCGCCCAGATCGATTGGGATGGCTGGGTCGCGCCCCTGAATCAGTACGCCCTGTCCACCGGACTGGCCGTTTCGGCATGGGATGCGCAGGGCCGGCGCACGGTCGGGCCGCTGGTGTCGTCGCGCACCACCAGGTTCCTCGGCACGGGGACGCTGTGGAACGAAAGCGGCGCCGGCGCCGAATTCGAACGCGAGATCGTCGCCGCGGTCGTGGACAGCGGCGCGCCGGCGCCCGACCGCATGTTCCACGGCATGCGCGTCTCCAGCCTGCCGCTGACCCAGTCGGGCAAGGTCTACGGCGTGCTGGTGTTCGGCTGGTGCTTCCGCGACTTCACCTCCCCGCTCGAATGCGAACGCATCGCCAAGCTGTCCGGCCTGTCGGGCCAGGCGCTGTGGAACGAGGTGCGGCTCGAGGCGCCCGTCTCGGACGCGCGCATGGCCACTTACACCGCCCTGCTCGCGACCCTGGCCGGATCGTTCGACCGCCAGCGCGAAATCATCGACGAGCTCAATCGCGTCAGCCGCGCGCGCGACCTGTTCCTGGCCACCGTGTCGCACGAGATGCGCACGCCGCTGGCGGCGCTGTCGATGCGCGTCGAACTGATGCTGCGCACCGTGCAGGACCTGCCGCCGGCCATTGAAGCCGGCCTGACCGCGATGCGCCTGCACGTGCGCCAGGAAGCGGGCATGGTCGACGACCTGATCGACGCCGCCCGGACCCTCACCGGGCATATGTCGATCGTGCCGGCCGACGTGGCGCTGGGCCGCATCGTGCGCGACGCCGTATCGACGATCGAACCGGCGGCGCACGAAAAGGGCATCGCCTTCAGCGTCGCGCCGGCCGATTTCGGCGACGGCATCACGCTCGCGGCCGACGCCAGCCGGCTGCAGCAGGTGATCTGGAACCTGCTGCTCAACGCCATCAAGTTCACGCCGGACGGCGGCGCCATTCGGGTCGCCATCCGCGACAGCGCGGGCCACGTCGAAATCGACATCGCCGACAGCGGCCAGGGCATCGCGGCGGAAGACCTGCCGCACGTGTTCGGCGCCTTCACGCTGCAAACCAGCGGCAACGCGACCGGCCTCGGCCTGGGCCTGTACATCGCGCGCCGCATCGTCGAACTGCATGGCGGCACCCTCACCGTCGACAGCGCCGGCACCAACAGGGGAACGACGTTTACGATCCGTGTGCCGCGCGGCCGGGACGGGGCGATCGAGTAG